Below is a genomic region from Henckelia pumila isolate YLH828 chromosome 3, ASM3356847v2, whole genome shotgun sequence.
agcttagttaaggcttttagagcactgtaatgatagtagtatcatttggcagtgtagagcagactttaggcttggacttagagctggtagtgcctacctggtatttgaggtacgaaagtactgttcgagatatcctgactgagtatgcatgtattatatgactgcatgatttatatgccatgatattatgctgcattcatttgcatcttgctgtatctccttcgagatgtctatagtagggttgtaccctatcctattagtggatggacttccatcgatttgggtccggcgtatccacagttatctcggtatgggagccacctcctgaagcgacggcacagcgtgctacataccagggcccggtctgtctctgttatctgatccttgacctcgagtctatagggagttcactttgcatgcatgtatactcatactctcgcactgagcgttttatgctcacgtctcgtactctgtattttctggacaccctattccatggggcaggtttgcgattggacgaggagggtggatctaggagaggctagtcagtggttggccggctggagcttcgcttaggttttattactgttgtttgggtttatacagctattcgatttggttgtatattatttggataattacagattcctttacttgggattgtataatgttattggtttccgcagttttattctgatatctgttttattaagttaattgcatgcctaagttctgtttagtaggtgatccgggtaagggtcactacatcattggtaccaccgatcctttggtggctgaggggtggattcgttctttggaatccatctttgcatatatggggatcacagatgcggacagggtgaactgtgcgacgtatatgttgaggggagacgcatctctttggtgggagggtgctgccaggggagtacacctCCCTACACTGTCTTCGGCGGAGTTCAGGCgtgtcttctacgccaagtatttcacggaggatgtgaggagtcgcatgatccgggagtttatgagtctccggcagggggacaggtcagtggttgagtatgtgagccagttcgagaggggctgtcattttgtgcctctgattgcaaacagtccaccggagaagatgaggcagtttgtggagggactgagagCAGTTATCAAGcacgacgtacgtatgatggatgtcgctacatatgaggcggcagttagtagagcactgaggtcagaggagggtaggagagagatgcagcgagagcagcaggggaagagacagattcagtcggggtatcagcgaccatcttcgctgCCTCCTgcaaagaagcagtttactgggccggctaagggcccgaatccgcagcagaggccgcagcagcagagaccaccgcagcagaggggcggggcccctaatgctataggttttcctacttgcccgaagtgtcagaagatgcattcgggaccttgtatattgggagcaggagtttgttaccactgtcgggagccagggcatcagatagctaactgcccgaggaagaagaacacggctggtagagtgtttgtcatgcaggcggaggaggcagacccagacacctccttgatcaccggtatatcttatccctagaattttataattttccctttagttaagaatcTCGTTTTCTTGCgaaattgttgttatttgggttatctatctgcatgttagaataagaagcatgttttacttgtgattagaattaagggttattagtgcaagattttcacagaccacaagagtctcaagtatttcttcactcagaaggaattgaacatgagacagtgccgatggttggagttagtgaaggattatgactgtgacattagctaccatccagataaagctaatgtagtggccgatgctttgagtcggaagtcgtcagtggtatcgtgtttgtcagtgcagctaccactgcagagtgagattcagaggtttgatttggagttttactcgagtggtcatgcaccgagcttatcagtgttgacggtgcagccgattctGCGAGATTGGATCAGAGTTGGACagactactgatgaggagttacagcgttggaggcagagagatgaggccaagggtggtcatcattatacagttgtggatggcattgttcagtaccatggtaggatgtgggtaccgaacgtcgatcagttgagagctgagattttagcagaggctcacacatctccgtactccattcaccccggaagtacgaagatgtacagagatttgcagctattgtattggtggcccgggatgaagagagacatcgggagagtggtgtcagagtgcttgacttgtcagcaagtcaaggcagagcatcagcgtccagcaggacttcttagacctcttcctattccggaatggaaatgggagaatattacgatggactttgtagttggcttaccgaggagtgccagaggttgcacagctatttgggtgatcgtgaatagactcaccaagtcagctcatttcttaccggtgaggactacttactcgttgacacagtatgcagagctttacatcaaggagattgttagactgcatggcataccagtgtcgatagtatcagacaaagatccgagatttacatcTGCATTTTGGAGgagtttgcacactgcattggggactagacttttgttcagtacagcgttccatccccagacagatggtcagtctgagagagtgatccaggttctcgaggatctactgagagcttgtgtcatcgactttcagggctcgtgggagactagactgctattagtggagtttacctataacaatagttttcaatcgtctataggtatggctccttatgcatcattgtacgggaggaggtgcagatctcctgtgcattgggatgaggttggtgagaggattttatttggacctgagattgtgcagcagacagctgatattgtgacacagattcgggatcgcatgaggactgctcagagtcgtcagaagagttatgcagatactcgacgacgagatttggagttcgctgtaggtgatcacgtattcctgaatgtgtcacctatgaagggagtagtgcgatttggccggagaggcaagcttaatccgagatatatagggccattcgagatcttgtagagagttggcacgttggcctaccatttagctctaccaccagggctagcggcagtgcacaatgtattccatgtatccatgcttcggagatacatctcgaacccgtcacatgtgttggattttgagcctcttcagttgacaccggagttagaatttgaggagaggcctatacggatcttggctagggaggagcggaggcttaggacgcgtgtcataccgatggtcagagtccagtggctgaatcactcggaggaggaagctacttgggagaccgaggcagatatgaggactcgctacccggagttgttcgggtaagtactttaatttcgaggacgaaatccaatttaagggggggagaattgtaacacccggtattttaaatacgtgaattcgcatgcataattaggaaatttatttatttaaaattttagattatggagtaaattattatgtgaattatttgtgcatgatttaaattattttcaagcattaaacccataattagtgatttttatgaattattggtatttgaattattttatcgcgtagacgggaccttggacggacgagatgacaactttctatccaaattatttcatgagccttttaagagcccaaaaatattattttgagttttatttcctcaaaattatcaatatttaattttatatatttttaggggtccgtttttattcaaattaagccaaaataatgactttttattatctttaaaaatccCCTAATTTAATGTTTCGGGATTGGTGTtatattatttaagttatctatattttaaaaacataGGAAACCTTTTTAATTATACTATTATCTCCTAAATTGTATTTTTCCAAAATTAATATCCTAGACTACCCAATCCATCGGCCAAAACCCCCCCTACTCACGCTCAATCTCTCTCCCTTCAACCTAGCCGCCACACCCccatctccatcatcttcttcatcgagcCAACAGCCAAGGAGGAATCCATAGCCAACTTTTGAAGGTTTTGTCTAGTTTTCGTCCGATCGTCGTCCCGGATTCGTCCCGTCGATCCCTTCTATTATTttatcggtgaaaggcatgtctTCTTTCACTTTTTTTTCACGATATCAGTATTATAGGTGTGTGTGCGTGTGCAtagaagattttttttaagaatctTCAGAGAAGAGGatcgttttttttttgtggttAAAGCTTGTTTACATGTTTATTCATTCATCTCACGATTTTTCTGGACATGGTTGGTTCTATCTGCTGGTTACGGTTGGTAAGGAGTCTAAGATGGGTctaggctcgagtggctcgagccaaacgagcccagactTGGAGCCAAGAGGCGATCGGCCAAGAGGGGACGCAGGTTAGGGCTTCGTGGAAGGGGGCTCGGGTTCGGTGGCTCAGGGTGCATGGGGTCTGGGCatgggctaggttcgaaccgcccagacgtgggctatgtCGGGGCGGcagggctccggccaggggcggccagtctttgggcttttgggcccattgggccagaataagttgttattgggccaagaatGTCTTAATGGGTTTTAACtaattattgggcttagaataagcattattgggcttaagtatgttaatgggccagtcttaatgttaatgggccagaatttaagaaaatgggcttgagtgttagggccagcagttcagtagaacccatgagaaattgcatgtgtcctaaatatatatttaattatttttatgcatggaagttatttttatatttatatgatagtatgaaattaaattaaatatatatgaaggacacacattttatttaagtacatgcattcatgaaataatttttatgcatgatttaatgtttaaggttgagcaaaagaaaatattttatgttggaagttgaagtagtgtgacaatttaagggggattcgtccccatatgtgaactattgaagggcagtttactgccaatttaagaggtgattcgtcaccgccacgtacgttggtttccacgctgatcagtatttgatgtatgatttaaggttacactatggatacaaccatgcgatgttagaaaatacattgctcaacaatgtttatgtattatgtatgatcatgatatttaagttaatttaagttatgttatgtcatgatattattttaagcatgctcattcatgtatatgttatgtattagtattaaagtgatttaaattattttaaacccttgttatattagcatgttgggcctctaggctcactacccTTGTATtttgcaggtgagtacgtagaggacgtagtacccaccggaggcgaggacctatgagcggacatgcagtgatcccccgcggccgtcgtctgagtttttatgattatgtttttatGGAATATTAAACATGTCGttctttttattcattttcagtggttggtactagtacatattttttattgaaatattttcagtgcatgcaaacttttatttaattgtttagaacaacatttttatttaatgcatgactcagacatttaatttattaaatgttgcattttatttgagctatttttaaatctgtttatttttgtgcatatatgtatgggcatgtatgtacacctattttaattagtattttaaaaaaaaaaaatttccgcatttattattaGTTGTAGTTGTTTCACGTAGTGACCATACCGCATACGAAATCTTGTCTTAGAGATATCCTAATCTCAAaccctcaactggtgataacccgACCGTAGctcaatcttcgaataaacagaagtacacTATAGTTGATTGAACAAATCATCTATCCGTGGAAGAGGATACGTTGTAACATCCTACCACTTCTacggaaaaaattaattttttttttataatgctaagtaaaataaatgtacatacatgcccatacatatatgcacaacaataaacagatttaaaaataacttaaataaaaatgcaacagttcatacttaaatatctgagtcaaacttaaataaactaCTGTCAAAACAATCAACTTAAAAatttgcatgcaataaactttcttaataaaaatagtattaaaattCGCCACTGAAAATACTGAAGAGAAATAAACaaataacagagtttaaaattcttaaagtaTCCATAATGACTCAGACGAAGgccaccggcgatcactccctgcctcctcagccccgggcgtcacatgtccaccagcttccgcttggttcgtccccgaaccataccgtactatgagaggtcggctctgataccatttgtaacgaaccactgtatcaagacgggtcttttcagcgtgcttttgtcctcactcacacgcaccctgagaaacttcccagagggtcacccatcctataatttctcaggacgagtcttttcagcgtgcttttgtcctcactcacacgcaccctgaaaaactttccagggggtcacccatcctataatttccccaagtcaagcacgcttaactttggattcttatgtgatgagcttccgaaaagaagatgcaccttcttaatatgagtagtacatatgaaatcttttaaaccctcctcaactatgtagtcccatacctacacagtctcagaatcccctctcattccggcacgagatcggttcattcatgtctccctccgcctaaaagcctaccaggagctgctcattgtccgtgcaacctcttggcaacggcgatcactccccgcctcctcagccccgggcgtcacatacATATTCTTCACCGTCGCTTGGTTAAGTTGTCGATAGTATATGCAAAGATGCATCGAGccatctttcttcttaacaAAAAGGACTGGGGCTCCCCACGGCAAAACACTCGGTCGAatgtaacccttatcaagaagatcctgaaGTTAACTctgcaactctctcatctcagAAGGTGATAATCGATACAGAGCTCTAGAAATAGGTGTTGTCCCTGGCATTagctcaatgccaaactcaatctccctcaCTAGTGGTAAGCCttgaatctcctccggaaacacatcaggaAAGTCACGGACCACTGGTAACTCCTGGATGTCTGGTCACTTCAAGGATGCATTGATGgagtagataaggtagccttccccgccagactctaaagcacgccgagatttcagagcagaaaccactggcatcgggggtcgcgctccctcaccgtaGAAGTACCATGCCTCGCCATCCTcaggacgaaactgaacaaaccgctgatagcaatccactattgCTCTGTAGGTAGTCATGAGATCAATCCCGATAATATAGTCAAAATCCTCCATAGCCaggatcatcaggttagcactaagctgatacccctcaaaatccaaagagCAACCaaccactagacgcttagctaagACCTCGCTACCTATCGGAGTAGAGACCACTAACAATGCATCTAAGAAATGAACGACAATATATACTTCTTAACAAAATGTGCTGAGATGAATGAGTGTGACGCAcacatatcaatcaaaacatacgtaggaaaaccacataaactacatgTACTTGCAATCATCCTGTCGCTGTctgcctctgcctgctcctggttcagtgCAAAGAGTTTCCCCTGAACATGTGGTCGTAAGGAAGAATGACCACGGGAAGAAGTCTGTCGTGGCGATGGCAGCGACTGCTGGTGCTGCTGATGAGAAGGCTATTGCGGCTGCTGTACTGTCGCCTGAGAACCTCTGGAACCACTAGCCGCTCCTATGAACATATGGCAGTCCCTCTTCATATGTCCCTCCTGACCACACTGGTAACATGCGCTGGCCGAAATAGGGCACGGTCCTGCAGGATTTCTCCTCTTGCACTGATGACATCGACTCATCCTCTGGCTACCGAAACGCTGCACTCCGCCAgatccggaagaagaagaagaagtaccaccttgcttcttgaaagactgaccCCTCGGACCCGATGAACTAGTCGGTCTAGATGAAAAGGAAGGAACCATAGACCTGTTCCTCTGAAGACTGTCCTCAATTTGATGGAAACGGtccaccaaaccctcataggtcatGTCACTCCCAACAGCAACCATCTGGtgaatctcagggttcaagccctgaaggaaatgatcaaacatgGCCACAAAACTCTCAGCAATATGCGGGCAATAAGGTAGAAGATCAaataacttctgctgatactcctcaatagtcatcgtcccctgtcgcagtACAAGAAACTCACTAGCTCTTGCTTGACTAagggctggaggaaaataaaatatctGGAAAGCGGTACGAAACTCAGTCCATGTAGCTGCTCCTCTCGCTGCTACacacggtgcggaagtagatctccaccacttcctcgctcgtcCCTCTAGTAGAAAACCAAGACTCTCCATCTTTTCTGCATCTGTGAAACAAAACTCTCTGAAGCAATGCTTCATCCTCTCTAGCCATTCCTCAGCAGCCTCTGGGGTCTCGCCTCCTGCTAATGGCTTAGGGCTCACttgcataaacctatgcatgctgacTCTCCTTCTCTCTTCGCGATGTCCACGGCGATGTCGATGAGCGTCTCCGCCATCCCAATGACCATCACCTCCACTGTCAtggctctcgtcgtaatctgccatctgtaaattaataacatataatgtattaatccgctttactaattcccaattgcaatgcgctctgataccaataaatgtagcgaccctacccggattcactacctaatcagagtttaaataGCGCATGCATTAATATTTAAAAGCGTGAGAGAAAAGAAACCTACACAGGGGCGTGAGAgaaaacgctcaatacgaaaacaatgatatatagactaatatgcagcaagcaaatgattttaaaatactGGTTAAAACAGTCTACTCAAGGTGCtatgaatatacagtaccgtgctaagagagcgactccgtggGGTACTTGTATATtctcctatcaactatagcgtcaaaACCCACCGTCGTGGCCGCTCTTAgcgatagcaaaaccaggggctaagtctccccagacacgaatccataagtaGTAACCCctcactgatggaaactgtcaatgactcacatcataccaaaTGCAGT
It encodes:
- the LOC140889254 gene encoding uncharacterized protein; this translates as MADYDESHDSGGDGHWDGGDAHRHRRGHREERRRVSMHRFMQVSPKPLAGGETPEAAEEWLERMKHCFREFCFTDAEKMESLGFLLEGRARKWWRSTSAPCVAARGAATWTEFRTAFQIFYFPPALSQARASEFLVLRQGTMTIEEYQQKLFDLLPYCPHIAESFVAMFDHFLQGLNPEIHQMVAVGSDMTYEGLVDRFHQIEDSLQRNRSMVPSFSSRPTSSSGPRGQSFKKQGGTSSSSSGSGGVQRFGSQRMSRCHQCKRRNPAGPCPISASACYQCGQEGHMKRDCHMFIGAASGSRGSQATGKLFALNQEQAEADSDRMIANALLVVSTPIGSEVLAKRLVVGCSLDFEGYQLSANLMILAMEDFDYIIGIDLMTTYRAIVDCYQRFVQFRPEDGEAWYFYDIQELPVVRDFPDVFPEEIQGLPLVREIEFGIELMPGTTPISRALYRLSPSEMRELQS